Proteins co-encoded in one Brevinematales bacterium genomic window:
- a CDS encoding GNAT family N-acetyltransferase, which produces MYEIKKAADDSDLRVCVEILRESFEGIADQFGLTAENAPSNAAFITFERLTRDCVNGLQMFILLDGGVPAGTVGVKKTIEGDFFLEKLGVLPDYRHQGYGKVLVEFIMDKVLSEGGKKIKIGIIEDNSRLKKWYFRMGFDHTGTKVFPHLPFIVGYMERIL; this is translated from the coding sequence ATGTATGAAATTAAAAAAGCGGCTGACGATTCCGATCTGCGGGTTTGTGTCGAGATACTCAGGGAGTCCTTCGAGGGTATAGCCGACCAGTTCGGGCTTACCGCTGAGAATGCGCCCTCCAACGCGGCGTTTATCACTTTCGAACGGCTGACCCGCGATTGCGTCAACGGTTTACAGATGTTTATCCTGCTTGACGGGGGTGTCCCGGCGGGCACGGTGGGAGTAAAGAAGACGATCGAGGGGGATTTTTTCCTCGAGAAGCTCGGCGTTCTTCCGGATTACCGCCATCAGGGTTACGGTAAGGTACTGGTTGAGTTTATCATGGATAAGGTGCTGTCGGAGGGCGGAAAGAAGATTAAAATCGGCATCATCGAGGACAATTCCCGCCTCAAGAAATGGTATTTCAGGATGGGATTCGACCATACCGGCACAAAGGTATTTCCTCATCTTCCGTTCATCGTCGGGTATATGGAACGGATATTATAG